The genome window GCCCCTGGGCTGGTTTTTCATTGCTGTCCCCAGACACAGAGGTGAGActcaaggacaagaaaatgATCTGTCCCAAATTGTGTGCTCGTCATGGCTGGCTGCAGATTCCCTCACTAGCCCCTGCTAGTCAGTCCCTGTCTAGCTGGGTAATTTATAGCTTtaggtgctgtgctggtggctgtaGTGTTTGGTCTCAGAGTCCAGGCTAATTTAAATTTGTCCTCAAATTCTACGTGTTTTTCTCAGGGCCTGTTGAACCATTAAGAATAAATCATCTTGCACTGGTCAGAAGTTTCAGGCtgaagggctctgggctggtgatcagagcagcagggatgcagagagcaCGGTGTGGGCGGATGGCTGAGGGGACACAAATCATGACACAACGTGCCAGATCAAATATCAGCTTCGCACAAcctgagggctgggagcaggctgggagcagagatgggagAGAACTGGGGCTGGTTTCCACCATCacagggtgggagcagctcagTAAAAATCCTCCTTGagccttctctgctgctttgctttctggagcagggatgggggcaaaggctgtcactgctgccagggtgtgaggtggggatggagggagctgcTCAAGGTGAACAACACTGTCTGCATCCTAATTAGCTGGAACTACACATTTCAAAATCAGGAGGCTCCAAGAGGCAAAGAGCTCCTGGAAACAATGCTCAGGGTTTTGCAGGGCTTTGCTCTGGTGCCTCTGCCCCTGGTGTCTGCAGCTCcattttgggttttgggattgCTGGTCCTTAGCCCCAGCCCTTGCCCTGCAGccttgctgtggctgtgtggaaaagggaaagatgCAAAAACAGGTCTGCAGCTCACCCTGAGGCTCAGCCAGGGGCAGAATCTGTTCTTGTGAGGAACAGGTCCTGAAAGCCCCGAGGGTGTGTCTGCCTCCCCACCCTTAATCTCCTCTCCCAGACCGTTAGCAGACCCTTAGCAGAGGGTCCACTACCAAAACTGAGGAGGAAGACAAGTGCTGAGCTGATACCCAGGTGTTTTTCCTCACTTCTTCTTCAGCATCTGAGagaacaggagagcagagcaaagcaattACTGTTGTGACAAAGGGGGATCTGGATGGAGAGCTGAGCACCACCCTGTGGGAAATGCTCCATTAGGAAATTACCTCCGTGGCAGAGTGCAAGAAAGTGGCCCAGCAGGGAGTTAATGTCCTCCATGGAATCCACAGGCTTATCTGCAGCAGATTTGTGTTGTGGGGGAGGAGACTGAGGTGCCTCCTAAAGCCTgagagtttaatttttctttttttttggtgcagatTAAGAGAAAGAACACTCTCAGTTCTGGAGGGAAAGAAATAGAGGTTAATCCACAGAGAAGTGAttgattatttttgtgtgtaCTGAACATCCTGGAAATGTTTGTGAGCAATGGTTGGTTGGGACAATGGCTGTTGGCTCTCAGCATGTGGAGAAAGTGGTGTAGAAGTAATTAATTAGGTGTAAATTAATTTCACCCCCTTTCAAGAGTGCAAAATCAGCTTTAAATTCTGTTGAAAGGTGGGCTGAAGGAAGTGGTGGGACAGCCACCCCAGAGTGTCCTGttggagctggggaaggtggCTCTGCCATCACCTcagggaggtgaggagggaggcagaggagagggatcTGTGCACTGAGGGATTTTGCagggccaggcagagcagctgcacttGGACTCTGAATTCATGGTGAGAAGTGTCTGGGAGGGGTGGGGCCAGGGGGGCTTGAGGGatgtgggaaggagctgaaggtTTGCTCTGcacaccctgagctcagggctggcacccCCAAACacaggggtgtgcagggaggCAACTTCATCCCCCATGGatgctggacagggcttggacGTGGGTGAATTGTTGCTTGTTTCTCCCACTGGtcaataacaaaaaataaaccaggaacaacttttaatttttactgttttgtggTAATGCTGCTCACCATTGCTCAAAATTGTTATTCCCTTGAGTTGTAATGTCAGTAAAAGCAGTCAGGTTAGAGGATGTTGATGAATTGCCTctggctccagccctcctgGAAGGAAGAACTGCttgagccagcccagccaggcctGTGGTGTTCAGGGgaaactgcagctcccaggggacCTTTGCCAGCACAATCTTGGGTGACTGAACAGTTTCCTAAAGCCTGAGCTGACAATGCTTACTTCTGAGAGAGCTGATAAAACAGTGATTTTACTTCTTCATTTTAATCCCCCTCTGCTGACCTGGAGGGGAAAGTGAATCCACTCACAGACCCATCTCATCCCCCTGTGCTTTGCCACGTTTATGCCAAGTGCAAGAAttcaagaaaggaaaacttgGCCACCCTGAGATGCTCCTGGAGTTCAGGGCACTGGAGGCTGCTGTAATTCTCTTTAGGAAATCCCAAAGTGTAAAggcctggcagctgcctggtTATGTTGGATTTGCAAAGGGCTTCTGCTCATTCATCCCATCACAAAAGGAAAGGCaccagtgttttccttttgctgcttttggttATGTAAGTTTGTCTGGGCTGGCTTTCTAAGAACCTGTGATTGATTTCTGGGCCAGGAAAAGCCTCACTCAGGCTTGTGTGGGGACCTTAAAGTATTTCCAACAACATTTCCATCAGTGCTCACCTCCAAAAGCTTCCCTTGGCTTTCGGGGTCAAAAATAGGAtcatttggttttgctttctgaagcTGCTTTCAGACTTCTGATACAAGCCCAGCTTAGAGCTCCAAGGCAGGTGGAAAAATGGACTTTATAGTCTGGATTGTGGCTCCCCTGTCTGCTTCTCTTGCAAACCTGGCCAGGTCACCACgtgtcacagcagagctcagaacaTGCCAGTGATAATGTTCTGCCAAAGTATTCAAACCATTTATCAGGAGCTGAAGAAGCTCAGACCCTCAGGGGagggcacagcactgagaaGGGCAGTTTGCTGTTCTGAATTAAACTGGCAAAAAGAGCTTTTTAGGTCAAATCAGACCCTGTAATATTTTAGCATGTATCAGACTGAAAATAGTGCAGCAGTTTACGGGTAAAAGTGTTACCCTCAAATGAGCTTTTACTCTGTTAATAACATCATTGTCTGCCATTTTTGGCCATGTTTCTGCTAAGGCCATTAGTAGAATAGATGATGGATGAGCTGTAGTTTCAAAATTATACCTATTTGAGCTCTTATTCTGCCCATAAGAGGAATATCCTGGAGCTGAAATGTTAGATTCAGTCACAGAGCCACTGCTGAGCTTCCATTTCTGCACGTCCCCCTGGATAGGTGATCACAGGTGGCTCTGCATCATTTCCCAAGTGTGAAAAGGAGATGATTGCCATTAGAGCAAGGTGACTCTTCCTTCAGGGCAGTCAGTTCTTGTGGTAAAAGTAATATTGAAATGACAAAGAAATCTTTAAAGTGGAGTTTGACTCGTGACTTTACTCCTTCCTCTAGAAAGATCCATTGTGatattttgatttctgattCAAACCTAGTTCCTCACCAGTTTGTggctggccagggctggccatttttcctgctctcattTGGCAGTTCACATTAGCCATGCTCTCTGGCTATGAGCCCATATCAAATGGCTGATCAACTTACCCCTGCACCTTTCAAATCAGCTTACTGGCTAAAGCTCTCACCAATACTTAGAACAATGAAACCATAAGTAGTGAAATACTAAGTTGGCCTtattgaagaaatttttcaagcGACACCATCTGAATTGACAGCCTCAGCCTTTCAGGGTGCTCACTGGCAGTCTGAGGGAATGATTCCATGCCCATGGGATTGGTTGTGGAGGAACCATTTGTGGTGTAGGAGATGGGCTGAACTGTGTATTGATAAACCTACAGGAGGTTGAAAGGTGAGGATGGCCAATCTCATTACATAAGAAAATACAGCATCTCCtctcaaaagcagcaaaatctaCTTCACTGAAGTTCAGTGTCTGACCCAGCATGGTCAGGTGGGAGCTCTGACCATTGCTCATTCCTGCCTTTCAGATTCACCAAGATGAAGACAGCCACCAACATTTACATCTTCAACCTCGCCCTGGCTGACACCCTGTGCCTGATGACCTTGCCCTTCCAGGGGACAGACACATTCCTGGGCTTCTGGCCCTTTGGCAACGTCCTGTGCAAGATTGCCATCTCCATTGACTACTACAACATGTTCACCAGCACCTTCACGCTGACCATGATGAGCGTGGACCGCTACATCGCCATCTGCCACCCCATCAAAGCCCTGGACATCCGCACGCCCCACAAGGCCAAGGTGGTCAATGTGTGCATCTGGGCACTGGCTTCTGTCTTTGGCATCCCGGCCATGGTGATGGGATCTGCAGAGAATGAGAACAATGGTCAGTAAAACTGCATCCAGCGGgaggggggtgctggtgggCAGGAGAGCCCAGGGTCAGGGGTTTCATCAAAGGGGTGAGGTCCCTGCTGTAAAATCATCTTAACTCTGCCTCTCTGTATCACTGCTACTCCTTTTTTAGAATTGTTATGTGAGGAATCAAACATTAAACATAGAATTGGGAAATAGGTTGGGAAAGCCCTTtaagtccagccattaacccaaCTAACCTAAACTAATCTGAATGTGcagatgtttttctgcttgATCTGCATTTGCTGATCTTTGTTcccattttattcttttaccCTCGCAGAAATTGATTGCTTAATCAAGCTCCCTTCTCCCGTGGACTACTGGGATCCAGTGTTTGGCATCTGtgtctttctcttctccttcatGATCCCTGTGTTGATCATCACCGTTTGCTACAGCCTGATGATCAGGCGGCTCAAGAACGTGCGTGTCCTCTCGGGCTCAAAGGAGAAGGACCGCAACCTGCGGCGCATCACACGcatggtgctggtggtggtggcagtCTTCATCGTTTGCTGGACTCCCATCCAGATCTTCGTGCTGGTGCAGTGCCTGGGTGCCAAGGCAGAAAGCGAGCTGGAGCTGGCCATCTCCTGCttctgcactgccctggggTATGCCAACAGCAGCCTGAACCCCGTGCTCTACGCCTTCTTGGATGAGAACTTCAAGGCGTGCTTCAAGAAGTTCTGCTTCCCCACTGCCTTCAGGACCGAGCTCCAGATGTCCAACAGGATGTGCAGCATCGCCAAGGATGTGGCCTATGCCTGCAAGAACTCGGAAGGGACTAACAATCCGGCCTGACTAGGCATGGAAATCCCCATGGTGGCTGTCGCCCAGCAGAGTCCGACCACCCCCACGTCAGAACTGACTCAGATTACGGCCCTTTAGCAGGACCTCAAAACTGAGAGGTGAGAAACCAAGGAAACAATTTCGGGGGTTGGGAAAACTGGATACTGCgagagcaggcagagaaaatCAGCCcatttgatgcatttttaattccAGTGCATCCTGCACTAAGGAACGTGTTTGAAATCAGCCCGCTGATCCCTGCAAAACCCTGTTGAGCTCACAACGTTATTGAGAGTTTGGGAATTAAGGATTTAAAACAGGCATTGCTCCTGGGGCTTacacttctgctgctgggagacaGAATGTGAactcttgcttttttcctccctgagtGGAGATGTTATCAGCTCGCCTGGCTCACCAGGCGCTCGTGCCCGGGTTTTCCTCCTGTGCCATCGCTCTGCAATCAGACTGTGCTGCAGCCAAAACGGGCAGGAGCCATCAGACAAAACCCAAGATCATCTCCAGGATGAGTCATCGagcagggaaggatgcagggagggaggggagggagctgaCAGGAGGAGAAATTCAAACTGCCTTGGGAGGACAGCGCCAGCTCCTGCAGATGGGACCTGCAGTGAAACCCCGCTCtcagaggggagcagggtggggagaggagacTGTCAGAACTGATGATGCAGCtctgaagaggaggaagaaaaaagaccGAGGAAATGAACACAATTTCTCATTTACATGCTGctactactttttttctttttttaaacagtatttcCAGTGTAATAATGGACAGAATATGTCTATATATACATGTCTGTAGTGGAATAGGTACAGATTTCACCTTACCAAGCATGCCTTGGGCATCTTCCTCAgtgagaggaggaaggagtgaAGTGGCCTATAGacatatgtatttatgtatagAGAAAGCCATTTTGGACAAGTCAGAATGGCAGCTCTCCTAGAAGATATGGAGTTTCCTGGTGGGAGGAGGCAGCCTGAAACAATCCCACCCACTCCACATGGGATAGACGGGGCACAAACCATACAAACCTGGGgttctgtggtttgttttatgtttttactGAAATGAGACCCACCATGCTGAAAGCATGTGGGAAATGCTGCCCAGTTACCAGCCCTCCTGCCAACCATGGATTGATTTTCCTCTCCCAGAGTAGGCCAGAGCTTGGTGGGAAATGAAATGTCCTGTCATTTCACTCGAAAACAAAAACTTCCCCAAAGGGTTCCACCACTTGAGtgccctctgtgctggggagagcagcaggctgggttGTCCCTGTAGCACAACAGCCCAGGGAAATCTGGGCAGTGGTGGCCAGTGGTGCTGATGGGGGAGCAAAGCACCAACCTCCACCTGGAGATGGGAGGTCAATCCCAAAGCGAGAACCAGCAGCGTCATCTGGACTGTACAGACTCCAATGTGAATATATTTCTTGTGCTCTGATCGATGagattctgtatttttaatgtattgttTTGCCAATATTTTAATGCTGTCATGTTCTTTATATATGCTGTACAAAGGAATTGAATATTATATTTCTATGTAGAGTGTTTCCCTCATGGTTGGGCTTAAAATATAGATGCAATTCCAGTGTCCCTCTGGTAGGACCCAGATCCCTTGTAAactgctcagctgggaggaTTTTGATGCTGATTATCATTTGATTGGGAATCTGGATGCAGAGCAAACTTTGCAATTAGCACTTCTCCATACCAGtgtggagggaggaggaaatctGGGCACTTTAAGCACTTTGTAGTGGATATTAATCCCAGAGCCCTCACCAGGAAATCCCGTATAAACCCCAGGCATGTGAAGAACAGCTCCTTGAGAACTGTGCTGCTGGCAAGCTGCACCCATGCCTTTGGCAAACTGGGTTAGGAGGATGTTTGTGGGTGCAGCAACAGAACTGGGCAGTGAGTGACCTTGGGTCTGCTCAGCCCTCAGCTGTGGGATGGTCTGATGGGGTCTGGGATGGTTGGAGCTGACTGCCAGGCTGTTCTTACCCTTagggagcaggagagcactTGTGGGTGGCTGGCTAAGGAACAGCCACGCTCCCTTTGTCGTTCTTGGCTGGGTTTTTAAATAGATTTATGTCCTCTGAAAAGAAGTATACCCGtctttggcattttttaaatatggatTTTGTTATAATGACTATGCTGCAATGATCTTACATAATCAAGTACTCAATAAATGTGTGTTTACCAAGCTTTTGGGTATTTCCAGGGCCCTTGCAGTGAATGTGTTTAGGCATTCTGTTCAGTGCTCAGTGAAGTTTGTTACAAGAAGAGCAGCAAACACCTGAAAGCAAAACTTTATTGTACTGTGCCTCTGGAGTTACAGGCTCATGGTCAGTTGGATGGCTTTAGTGCTGGCTCTGTAATTCCCTTTGGAAGTGGTTGTGCTGGTGTGATTTTTACAACTGCTGCAGTGTAAATGACATTTAGGTGGCTACTTGTGTgctttaataaagaaaaataaacccctcTGTGCTTTGGATGATAATCTGGAAGAGTTCACTGGGTGGATTTGGAATGTCTCAGCCCATCCCTTTCAAGTGAGATCAGTGGGAACTTTTGTTACTCAGACAACCTGGTCTGTAGTTAACACAGGAACAGAAGAtgtgaaaatgctggaaaattgTGTCCGTGGGTCTTGCAAAGGGCAGCTGTgatgtgcaggcagggcagcagtgcaggcagctgcctgctgttAGAGCTGAAGTCtgctgaagaatgaaaaaaaagctcttCCCGCCTCCTCTCCCCACATTTCCCAGGAGTTATGGGGTTAGGAGTGACCTGGGAGAACAATAAATTGCAGAACTGCTCTGAAAATAAAGCCAAGGCCATAtcctgcaggaaagatggatCAGCCAGAGAGATGTGCAATAAGGAAAGTGCTTTCTCTCTGCACAAAGATCAATATTCCAACCCAAGCAGGTAAATATCAGGAGGGGGTTTTTTATTAGCAGTggtgattttcttcttaaaaaagaaaaagtaaattggtgagaaaaaaaatggaaatcttTAATTTTCCTCTAGTTCAGTTAATGATAAGTACCCAGGGGTGAGTTCTTACAGCAAAACCATAAACAAAAGTGCTTTATTCAGTATTATGGGATTTATTAATGTACCAAGtattctctctgctgctgttggctgAAATCAAGtgctggaaaaggctgaggaGTGGATGAGCTGAGCTCTCTCCCAAGCAGCTCCTTGGCACTTGGTAAATCCGGGTAGATCTCTGGCTTTGCAAGAACCAGATTTCTCTTCCTCAGCCAACAACATTCTCCCCTCCATCAATTACAATTTCTAACAGCAAAAATAA of Ficedula albicollis isolate OC2 chromosome 20, FicAlb1.5, whole genome shotgun sequence contains these proteins:
- the OPRL1 gene encoding nociceptin receptor isoform X1 gives rise to the protein MDPLFPAHIFEDPDLRKLLNDSSMLNLSFLPSNWFNNSTGDGFLPLSIKITIVVVYSIVCIVGLVGNCSVMYVIVRFTKMKTATNIYIFNLALADTLCLMTLPFQGTDTFLGFWPFGNVLCKIAISIDYYNMFTSTFTLTMMSVDRYIAICHPIKALDIRTPHKAKVVNVCIWALASVFGIPAMVMGSAENENNEIDCLIKLPSPVDYWDPVFGICVFLFSFMIPVLIITVCYSLMIRRLKNVRVLSGSKEKDRNLRRITRMVLVVVAVFIVCWTPIQIFVLVQCLGAKAESELELAISCFCTALGYANSSLNPVLYAFLDENFKACFKKFCFPTAFRTELQMSNRMCSIAKDVAYACKNSEGTNNPA
- the OPRL1 gene encoding nociceptin receptor isoform X2, giving the protein MKTATNIYIFNLALADTLCLMTLPFQGTDTFLGFWPFGNVLCKIAISIDYYNMFTSTFTLTMMSVDRYIAICHPIKALDIRTPHKAKVVNVCIWALASVFGIPAMVMGSAENENNEIDCLIKLPSPVDYWDPVFGICVFLFSFMIPVLIITVCYSLMIRRLKNVRVLSGSKEKDRNLRRITRMVLVVVAVFIVCWTPIQIFVLVQCLGAKAESELELAISCFCTALGYANSSLNPVLYAFLDENFKACFKKFCFPTAFRTELQMSNRMCSIAKDVAYACKNSEGTNNPA